In Mytilus edulis chromosome 7, xbMytEdul2.2, whole genome shotgun sequence, a single genomic region encodes these proteins:
- the LOC139482018 gene encoding uncharacterized protein, whose amino-acid sequence MLCLSEAFIQSCMFIPNYMYHRSKNIECLEYWTARDMTHGCIFKPKNLEFTGRTKKVLDEYLITVNTTDHITMETIEVWVQRKDGICFNNCCHDPVKSKRFLLDDHPCRGVTCHHGGHCSSGKCTCASGYTGQHCERRKLFITVIENVSETF is encoded by the exons ATGCTTTGTTTATCTGAAGCGTTTATCCAATCATGTATGTTTATTCCAAACTACATGTACCATAGAAGCAAGAATATTGAATGTTTAGAATACTGGACAGCAAGAGACATGACACATGGCTGTATTTTCAAACCTAAAAACCTAGAGTTCACTGGCAGGACCAAAAAAGTTCTAGATGAATATTTAATAACAGTTAACACCACTGATCATATTACTATG GAGACTATTGAAGTATGGGTACAACGAAAAGATGGCATTTGTTTTAACAACTGTTGCC aTGATCCTGTAAAATCTAAAAGGTTTCTTTTGGATG ATCATCCTTGTCGTGGCGTCACCTGTCATCATGGTGGACACTGCAGTTCGGGTAAATGTACTTGTGCATCTGGTTATACTGGTCAGCATTGTGAGAGACGTAAGCTATTTATTACAGTCATTGAAAACGTTTCGGAAACTTTTTAg